The Procambarus clarkii isolate CNS0578487 chromosome 7, FALCON_Pclarkii_2.0, whole genome shotgun sequence genome window below encodes:
- the Dpm3 gene encoding dolichol-phosphate mannosyltransferase subunit 3 isoform X2 — protein sequence MAAPTRKSVVVNVSLLLELSQIIMTKLMEWLTGAVLILGPWSAVVTNTIQNEFTKQYYWEILLLPVLLVALFGLVSVAIIAYRVYTFNDCQEAAQELQNQIKEAKSDLIRKGLKFDKT from the exons ATGGCGGCACCGACCAGGAAAAGTGTTGTGGTCAACGTCAGCTTGTTGTTAGAGCTCTCACAG ATCATTATGACAAAACTAATGGAATGGTTAACTGGGGCTGTACTTATACTTGGTCCATGGTCAGCAGTTGTCACAAACACA atacagaatgagtttaccaaGCAGTACTACTGGGAAATTTTGTTACTTCCAGTCCTGTTAGTGGCATTATTTGGATTGGTTTCAGTTGCTATTATTGCTTACCGTGTATACACCTTCAATGACTGTCAAGAAGCAGCTCAAGAGTTACAAAATCAGATTAAAGAAGCAAAGTCTGATTTAATAAGAAAGGGTCTCAAGTTCGACAAGACGTAG
- the Dpm3 gene encoding dolichol-phosphate mannosyltransferase subunit 3 isoform X1 → MAAPTRKSVVVNVSLLLELSQVCHRSAFESSQVFHGSALESSQIIMTKLMEWLTGAVLILGPWSAVVTNTIQNEFTKQYYWEILLLPVLLVALFGLVSVAIIAYRVYTFNDCQEAAQELQNQIKEAKSDLIRKGLKFDKT, encoded by the exons ATGGCGGCACCGACCAGGAAAAGTGTTGTGGTCAACGTCAGCTTGTTGTTAGAGCTCTCACAGGTGTGTCACCGATCAGCGTTCGAGTCCTCACAGGTGTTTCACGGATCAGCGTTGGAGTCTTCACAG ATCATTATGACAAAACTAATGGAATGGTTAACTGGGGCTGTACTTATACTTGGTCCATGGTCAGCAGTTGTCACAAACACA atacagaatgagtttaccaaGCAGTACTACTGGGAAATTTTGTTACTTCCAGTCCTGTTAGTGGCATTATTTGGATTGGTTTCAGTTGCTATTATTGCTTACCGTGTATACACCTTCAATGACTGTCAAGAAGCAGCTCAAGAGTTACAAAATCAGATTAAAGAAGCAAAGTCTGATTTAATAAGAAAGGGTCTCAAGTTCGACAAGACGTAG